In one window of Candidatus Avedoeria danica DNA:
- a CDS encoding CoA pyrophosphatase, whose amino-acid sequence MTDHAAVVARLRHRLAAGDLPGEAAFSALTVPGRAGRTVDEARAGGAREGAVLVLIYPNPKAPHVVLTERPASLRDHAGQVSLPGGRIEPGEEAQAAALREAAEEIGIADAVDILGPLSPLWIPPTNFLVFPIVAAAPARPTFRPSPDEVAALIETPLHALADPHARGTAVRTGLDGQPRRVPAFHVDGRAVWGATAMILAELLAVLEERGAP is encoded by the coding sequence GTGACTGACCACGCGGCCGTGGTCGCACGCCTGCGCCACCGCTTGGCGGCTGGCGACCTGCCCGGAGAGGCTGCGTTCAGCGCCCTCACCGTCCCCGGCCGCGCGGGCCGCACGGTGGACGAGGCGCGCGCAGGGGGTGCGCGCGAGGGTGCGGTGCTCGTGCTGATCTACCCCAACCCCAAAGCGCCGCACGTCGTGCTGACGGAGCGGCCCGCATCGCTGCGCGACCATGCCGGCCAGGTATCGCTGCCCGGCGGCCGAATCGAGCCCGGCGAAGAAGCGCAAGCGGCAGCACTGCGTGAAGCTGCCGAGGAGATCGGGATCGCCGATGCCGTCGACATCCTCGGCCCCCTTTCCCCGCTCTGGATCCCGCCGACGAACTTCCTCGTGTTTCCGATCGTCGCCGCGGCGCCCGCCCGCCCGACGTTCCGCCCGTCGCCCGACGAGGTGGCAGCGCTCATCGAGACCCCGCTCCACGCCCTCGCCGACCCGCACGCCCGGGGCACAGCCGTCCGCACCGGTCTCGACGGACAGCCGCGCCGCGTGCCGGCGTTCCACGTCGACGGCCGCGCGGTCTGGGGCGCGACGGCGATGATCCTCGCCGAGCTCCTCGCGGTGCTAGAGGAGCGTGGTGCGCCATGA
- the thpR gene encoding RNA 2',3'-cyclic phosphodiesterase, giving the protein MTEATLLRLFVAVPIHDSARAAIARHLDAALGGPLPGRVVPAPNWHITLRFLGSVAADAEAPLVTALDGAPWPAAFEIGFGRLGAFPSAHRARTLWLDVDPGGDALGRLAAVAEGAVRACGFPAGSRFTAHMTLARLRRGDDGDVRRLLDRVPSTAVRQTVAAVALMDSTLSAGPPRYTERHRIVLPVTPPTSPPDTRHPAGVDRPSPRH; this is encoded by the coding sequence ATGACCGAAGCCACGCTGCTGCGGCTGTTCGTGGCCGTCCCGATCCACGACTCCGCCCGCGCCGCGATCGCGCGCCACCTCGATGCCGCGCTCGGCGGACCGCTGCCAGGCCGCGTCGTTCCAGCGCCGAACTGGCACATCACGCTGCGCTTCCTCGGGAGCGTCGCCGCCGATGCCGAGGCGCCGCTCGTCACGGCCCTCGACGGCGCGCCGTGGCCGGCCGCCTTCGAGATCGGGTTCGGCCGGCTGGGCGCCTTTCCGTCCGCGCACCGCGCCCGCACGCTGTGGCTGGACGTCGATCCGGGTGGCGACGCACTCGGGCGGCTGGCCGCCGTCGCCGAGGGCGCCGTGCGCGCGTGCGGGTTCCCCGCCGGCAGCCGGTTCACCGCGCATATGACGCTCGCTCGGCTCCGGCGGGGCGACGATGGCGACGTTCGGCGGCTGCTGGACCGCGTCCCCTCGACGGCCGTCCGGCAGACGGTGGCCGCCGTCGCGCTCATGGACAGCACGCTGTCCGCCGGTCCGCCGCGCTACACCGAGCGACACCGCATCGTGCTGCCGGTCACGCCGCCGACGTCGCCGCCCGACACCCGCCACCCGGCAGGCGTGGACAGGCCGTCACCCCGCCACTAG
- a CDS encoding 6-phosphofructokinase, giving the protein MKPRRIAVLTSGGDAPGMNAALRAVVRMAASFDIATIGIKRGFAGLVEGDVRLLDRRNVGGIMDAAGTVLGSARLPAFRSPDVQRNAVATLDSEAVDALVVIGGNGSQAGAHALASLGVPVVGIASTIDNDLVGTDVTIGFDSAVSVAIEAIDRLRATAASHERVFLIEVMGRDSGHVALHAAVAGGAEAFAVPEDPIDPDAWLAELAATWRRKRHAIAVVAEGARPGAAALADALRAAREAHGLAEISVRATVLGHVQRGATPTASDRLLATRFGAEAARRLASGEHGILIGSDGGDVVATPLADIVGRIKPLDPDLLRLAAALDA; this is encoded by the coding sequence ATGAAGCCGCGTCGCATCGCGGTGCTCACGAGCGGCGGCGACGCGCCCGGCATGAACGCGGCCCTGCGCGCCGTCGTGCGGATGGCGGCGTCGTTCGACATCGCCACGATCGGCATCAAGCGCGGCTTCGCCGGCCTCGTCGAAGGCGACGTTCGGCTGCTCGACCGGCGGAACGTGGGCGGCATCATGGACGCCGCCGGAACGGTCCTCGGAAGCGCCCGCCTGCCGGCATTCCGGTCGCCCGACGTGCAGCGCAACGCCGTCGCCACGCTCGATTCCGAGGCCGTCGACGCCCTCGTCGTGATCGGCGGGAACGGCAGTCAGGCCGGCGCGCACGCGCTCGCGTCGCTGGGCGTCCCGGTCGTCGGCATCGCCTCGACGATCGACAACGACCTTGTCGGCACGGACGTGACGATCGGCTTCGACAGCGCGGTCAGCGTCGCGATCGAGGCGATCGACCGGCTGCGCGCGACGGCCGCCAGCCACGAGCGGGTGTTCCTCATCGAGGTGATGGGGCGCGACAGCGGCCATGTGGCGCTCCACGCCGCGGTCGCCGGCGGGGCCGAGGCGTTCGCTGTGCCGGAGGATCCGATCGATCCGGACGCGTGGCTGGCCGAGTTGGCGGCGACATGGCGCCGGAAACGCCATGCGATCGCCGTCGTCGCCGAGGGCGCGCGGCCCGGCGCCGCGGCGCTGGCCGACGCGCTCCGCGCTGCGCGTGAAGCCCACGGACTGGCCGAGATCAGCGTCCGCGCCACGGTCCTCGGCCACGTCCAGCGCGGCGCGACGCCGACGGCAAGCGATCGCCTGCTGGCAACGCGTTTCGGGGCCGAGGCTGCGCGGCGCCTGGCGTCCGGCGAGCACGGCATCCTGATCGGCAGCGACGGCGGGGACGTCGTCGCGACGCCGCTCGCGGACATCGTCGGCCGGATCAAGCCGCTCGACCCGGACCTCTTGCGGTTGGCCGCGGCGCTCGACGCCTGA
- a CDS encoding S8 family serine peptidase gives MPADALRALATTTCEPAWLAALQPRSLRPQEALGFAPLAAGDRTRLQPPAGTPRVYGVAGDEVAADEVAADEVLSRGDGATLDADRVARRAAARASDLDAADVAQGSVSTKPNDEYFDFQSDSLGQVLHVFDAWQVSYGRDDVTIAVISDGVDLGHPDLGAKIWRNPDETADNGRDDDGNGYVDDVQGWDFGRDWNAPTKGDNEPQPLYFEPRTVARSLNRGTQMAGIAAAQTNNGEGIAGVSWGARIMPIKATFAAKDPDTDRWGAAFWIKSITEGVCYAAKNEATVILIGGLPLGELIPDEVRYESVKRLSEAIAFAGTKGIPVIAPAGECGFVERVDQVQGCPKGANPDIWPARTNSSNVIGVTATHVDEDGYKYARRRTMSTGPWVDIAAPGEGFYTTINRVPGGTDDEHEIEQPYQMIAPFRLLFAPDDFAAAHIAGVAAVMKTINPTLSPLQVKEHLCRGAHRDETLGEFEVGDDDWLRNDAYGCGVVDFERTVEQMPRKIRLDGGRAIHSFVPLGEPEIQRYIVNPYLNVDAWAIYTETTWLEEEARSQRRGEASVRGLVINIENLDRWANGLSSSSVIAPQEVRVCPTNDPDLPRALKFNQEDCGLAARTGCACLQLRVHVADHVSRIYLPRGLRYADPAIH, from the coding sequence GTGCCCGCGGATGCGCTGCGCGCGCTCGCGACGACCACGTGCGAGCCGGCGTGGCTGGCTGCCCTCCAGCCGCGCTCGCTCCGTCCGCAGGAAGCCCTTGGCTTCGCGCCGCTCGCGGCGGGTGATCGGACGCGGTTGCAGCCGCCGGCAGGTACGCCGCGCGTGTATGGCGTCGCGGGCGATGAAGTCGCGGCCGATGAAGTCGCGGCCGATGAAGTACTGTCGCGGGGCGACGGGGCGACGCTCGACGCTGACCGCGTGGCTCGCCGCGCGGCGGCGCGCGCATCGGATCTCGACGCGGCCGACGTGGCGCAGGGATCCGTCTCGACGAAGCCCAACGACGAGTACTTCGACTTCCAGAGTGACAGCCTCGGACAGGTGCTTCACGTGTTCGACGCTTGGCAGGTCAGCTACGGCCGCGACGACGTGACGATCGCGGTGATCAGCGACGGCGTTGACCTTGGCCACCCGGACCTCGGGGCCAAGATCTGGCGGAACCCGGACGAGACCGCGGACAACGGTCGGGACGACGACGGGAACGGATACGTCGACGATGTACAGGGCTGGGACTTCGGCCGCGACTGGAACGCGCCGACGAAGGGCGACAACGAACCGCAGCCGCTCTACTTCGAACCTCGAACCGTCGCGCGCTCCCTGAATCGCGGCACGCAGATGGCCGGCATCGCGGCAGCGCAGACGAACAACGGCGAGGGGATCGCCGGCGTATCGTGGGGCGCGCGGATCATGCCGATCAAGGCGACCTTCGCCGCCAAGGACCCGGACACGGATCGATGGGGCGCCGCGTTCTGGATCAAGAGCATCACCGAAGGCGTTTGCTACGCGGCCAAGAACGAGGCGACGGTCATCCTGATCGGTGGCCTGCCGCTGGGCGAGCTCATCCCCGACGAGGTGCGCTACGAGAGCGTAAAGCGGCTGTCGGAGGCGATCGCGTTCGCCGGAACGAAGGGCATTCCCGTCATCGCGCCGGCCGGTGAATGCGGCTTCGTCGAGCGCGTCGATCAGGTCCAAGGGTGCCCAAAAGGCGCGAATCCGGACATCTGGCCGGCGCGCACGAACAGCTCCAACGTCATCGGCGTGACGGCCACGCACGTCGACGAGGACGGCTACAAGTATGCGCGCCGCCGCACGATGAGCACGGGGCCGTGGGTGGACATCGCGGCGCCGGGCGAAGGCTTCTACACGACGATCAACCGCGTCCCGGGCGGCACGGACGATGAACATGAGATCGAGCAGCCCTATCAGATGATCGCGCCCTTCCGGCTCCTCTTCGCGCCCGACGACTTCGCCGCTGCCCACATTGCCGGCGTGGCGGCGGTGATGAAGACGATCAACCCGACGCTGTCTCCGTTGCAGGTCAAGGAGCACTTGTGCCGCGGCGCGCACCGCGACGAAACGCTCGGCGAGTTCGAGGTCGGCGACGACGACTGGCTGCGGAACGACGCGTACGGCTGCGGCGTGGTGGACTTCGAGCGAACCGTCGAGCAGATGCCGCGCAAGATCCGACTGGATGGCGGTCGGGCGATCCACTCGTTCGTGCCCTTGGGCGAGCCCGAGATCCAGCGCTATATCGTCAACCCCTACCTCAACGTGGACGCCTGGGCGATCTACACTGAGACGACGTGGCTCGAGGAGGAGGCGCGCAGCCAACGGCGCGGCGAGGCCTCGGTGCGCGGACTGGTGATCAACATCGAGAACCTCGACCGCTGGGCGAACGGCCTGTCGTCGAGCAGCGTCATCGCGCCGCAGGAAGTCCGCGTCTGCCCGACGAACGACCCCGACCTGCCGCGCGCTCTGAAGTTCAACCAGGAGGACTGCGGCCTGGCCGCGCGCACCGGCTGCGCGTGCCTGCAGCTCCGTGTCCACGTCGCCGACCACGTCAGCCGGATCTATCTGCCCCGCGGCCTGCGGTACGCGGATCCAGCGATTCACTGA
- a CDS encoding acyl-CoA dehydrogenase family protein: MDFELTEEQRMIRDAVRAVAQGEFAPRAHDVDERSRFPAENFARLAEMGLMGLPIAERYGGGGGDTVSYALTVEELAAACGSTALVYAAHVSLGCSPFALFGTEAQKQAYLPRLTSGAMFGAFGLTEPHTGSDAGATRTTAEKTPDGWRLNGQKMWITSGGIAGTIIATARTVVDGEDMGVSCFIVEREMPGFVVGKDEPKMGPKGSITSQLFFEDCALRDDHLLGEAGKGLKQMLTILDGGRISIAAMALGLGRAALEHATGYSLERIAFGKPISANQAVQWKLADSAVGLDAARLMTWQAAWLKDHKRPFGKEAAMAKLAASEAAEKACFEAVQIHGGMGYSREVPVERFYRDNRLTEIGEGTSEIMRLVIARSILRERAD, from the coding sequence GTGGACTTCGAGCTGACCGAAGAGCAGCGGATGATCCGGGATGCCGTGCGTGCGGTGGCGCAAGGCGAGTTCGCGCCGCGCGCCCACGACGTCGATGAGCGGTCGCGCTTCCCGGCCGAAAACTTCGCCCGGTTGGCCGAGATGGGCCTGATGGGCCTGCCGATCGCCGAGCGGTACGGCGGCGGCGGCGGCGACACCGTCAGCTACGCCTTGACAGTTGAGGAGCTTGCGGCGGCGTGCGGCTCGACCGCGCTCGTCTACGCGGCGCACGTCAGCCTCGGCTGCTCGCCATTCGCCCTCTTCGGCACCGAAGCGCAGAAGCAGGCCTACCTGCCGCGACTGACCTCGGGGGCGATGTTCGGCGCGTTCGGCCTGACGGAGCCGCACACCGGCTCGGACGCCGGCGCAACGCGCACGACGGCCGAGAAGACGCCGGACGGCTGGCGGCTGAACGGGCAGAAGATGTGGATCACGTCCGGCGGGATCGCCGGCACGATCATCGCGACGGCGCGGACGGTCGTGGACGGCGAGGACATGGGCGTCAGCTGCTTTATCGTCGAGCGCGAAATGCCCGGTTTCGTCGTCGGCAAGGACGAGCCCAAGATGGGCCCTAAGGGTTCGATCACGAGCCAGCTGTTCTTCGAGGACTGCGCGCTGCGCGACGACCACTTGCTCGGCGAGGCCGGCAAGGGGCTCAAGCAGATGCTGACGATTCTCGACGGCGGCCGGATCTCGATCGCGGCGATGGCGCTCGGCCTCGGACGGGCGGCGCTGGAGCATGCGACGGGCTACTCCCTCGAACGGATCGCCTTCGGCAAGCCGATCTCGGCGAACCAGGCCGTGCAATGGAAGCTGGCGGACTCGGCCGTTGGGCTCGACGCAGCGCGGCTGATGACGTGGCAGGCGGCGTGGCTGAAGGACCACAAGCGCCCGTTCGGCAAAGAGGCCGCGATGGCGAAGCTTGCCGCCAGCGAAGCGGCGGAAAAAGCGTGCTTCGAGGCCGTCCAGATCCACGGCGGGATGGGCTATTCCCGCGAGGTGCCCGTCGAGCGCTTCTACCGCGACAACCGCTTGACCGAGATCGGCGAAGGGACGAGCGAGATCATGCGCCTCGTCATCGCCCGCAGCATTCTGCGCGAGCGCGCCGACTAA
- a CDS encoding site-specific integrase, protein MAPWPAVKAATTLDGATAAFHEHLLRAGKTENTRLGFASDLRLLAQFLGHGRPIGQIDVHDLQRFLTWLLEHRGEPCSAKSYARRVTTLKVFFAWLAAEGARADDPALPLVHRRAVAPLPLVLTDTQVDALLGTAAAIRGRDQAPDPRPELLVRLLLDTGLKKGELIRLKSADVQADPAAPSVLVRYDAPRFRAKERRVPFDAVLLPLLEAYRRRYNVGDDAPLFACTARNLEYVLEDIVRDAALPERTSFETLRWTMALRAWRAGVPPEALSARLGLSPITWAETAQKLGLLAAGVGPASGVSERFPSA, encoded by the coding sequence GTGGCGCCGTGGCCGGCCGTCAAGGCGGCGACGACGTTGGACGGCGCCACGGCGGCATTCCATGAGCACTTGCTGCGCGCCGGCAAGACCGAAAACACGCGCCTGGGCTTTGCCAGCGACCTCCGCCTGCTCGCGCAGTTCCTCGGCCATGGCCGGCCGATCGGCCAGATCGACGTGCACGATCTGCAGCGCTTCCTGACGTGGCTGCTCGAGCACCGCGGTGAGCCGTGCAGCGCCAAGAGCTACGCCCGCCGCGTGACGACGCTGAAGGTGTTCTTCGCGTGGCTCGCCGCCGAGGGTGCCCGTGCGGACGACCCGGCACTGCCGTTGGTCCATCGCCGCGCCGTCGCGCCGTTGCCGCTCGTGCTGACGGACACGCAAGTGGATGCGCTCCTCGGAACGGCCGCGGCCATCCGGGGGCGGGATCAGGCACCCGACCCGCGGCCGGAGCTCCTCGTGCGGCTGCTCCTCGACACCGGACTCAAGAAGGGCGAACTCATCCGCCTGAAGAGCGCGGATGTGCAAGCCGACCCGGCCGCGCCGTCCGTGCTCGTGCGCTACGATGCGCCGCGATTCCGGGCCAAGGAACGGCGCGTGCCGTTCGATGCCGTGCTCCTGCCGCTGCTCGAGGCCTACCGCCGCCGCTACAACGTCGGCGACGACGCCCCGCTCTTTGCCTGCACCGCGCGGAATCTGGAATACGTCCTCGAGGACATCGTGCGCGACGCTGCCCTGCCCGAGCGCACGAGCTTCGAGACGCTGCGCTGGACGATGGCGCTGCGCGCCTGGCGGGCCGGCGTGCCTCCGGAAGCGCTCAGCGCCCGGCTCGGCCTTTCGCCGATCACATGGGCCGAGACGGCGCAAAAGCTCGGGCTGCTGGCGGCGGGCGTCGGACCGGCGAGCGGCGTGAGCGAGCGGTTCCCGTCGGCGTGA
- a CDS encoding glycosyltransferase family 2 protein, whose amino-acid sequence MGSVSAAGDGPPVGPIASVIIPTWNGAHHLTVCLDSLGRQDCGPFETIVVDNGSTDGTRDLMAAYPAVATIWLPANIGFAGAVNAGIDRARADVIVLLNNDTEVERGWLAALVRGLEAAPGAGMATSKVRLFDRRETLHTTGDTVDRAGQAANRGVWEVDRGQFDGDDARWVFGASGAAAAYRRAMLDDVGVFEARFGSYYEDVDLAWRARLRGWRCVFVPDAVVYHKLSATGGGPVASYHVARNRAWTIQRCYPSPLVARNAWRIALAEGRTFARAAARARRRGSRDDARSDRGLGDGVALVRRAADHPTVTADRCPGDGDAAHRTRAGADRGAWRGPRWPMTNGRRATRARLPLDSRVCGFKGLRIQGSADSRVCGQLPVSDVRSVSSDRVLGPNAEQPCADAQEHERGSGQDHHVRHPATGRRQLGRLRPGDGGGLGRARCRGAARRRSARRRARRRGRR is encoded by the coding sequence ATGGGAAGCGTGAGCGCGGCGGGGGATGGCCCGCCGGTGGGTCCGATCGCTTCGGTCATCATCCCCACCTGGAACGGCGCGCACCACTTGACCGTCTGCCTCGACAGCCTCGGTCGCCAGGACTGCGGGCCGTTCGAGACGATCGTCGTCGACAACGGCTCGACGGACGGGACGCGTGATCTCATGGCGGCCTACCCGGCGGTTGCGACGATCTGGCTGCCGGCGAACATCGGCTTTGCGGGCGCCGTGAACGCCGGCATCGATCGTGCGCGCGCCGACGTGATCGTCCTGTTGAACAACGACACCGAGGTCGAGCGGGGCTGGCTGGCGGCGCTCGTGCGGGGGCTCGAAGCGGCGCCGGGGGCCGGCATGGCCACCTCCAAGGTCCGACTCTTCGATCGGCGGGAAACGCTGCACACGACGGGCGACACCGTGGACCGCGCCGGGCAGGCCGCGAACCGCGGCGTCTGGGAGGTCGATCGCGGGCAGTTCGATGGCGACGACGCCCGCTGGGTCTTCGGCGCGAGCGGCGCGGCGGCGGCTTACCGCCGGGCGATGCTGGACGACGTCGGCGTCTTCGAGGCGCGTTTCGGCAGCTACTACGAGGACGTCGACCTGGCGTGGCGGGCGCGGCTGCGCGGTTGGCGCTGCGTGTTCGTGCCGGACGCCGTCGTCTACCACAAGCTCTCGGCGACGGGCGGCGGACCGGTGGCCAGCTACCACGTGGCCCGCAACCGCGCCTGGACGATCCAGCGGTGCTACCCGTCGCCCCTCGTCGCGAGGAACGCCTGGCGCATCGCGCTCGCTGAGGGCCGGACGTTCGCGCGCGCTGCGGCACGCGCGCGGCGCCGCGGCTCGCGCGACGATGCGCGGTCAGATCGTGGGCTGGGGGACGGCGTGGCGCTCGTTCGGCGCGCGGCGGATCATCCAACGGTCACGGCGGATCGATGCCCGGGCGATGGCGATGCTGCTCACCGGACGCGAGCCGGCGCCGATCGAGGGGCGTGGCGCGGACCACGGTGGCCGATGACGAACGGAAGGCGTGCCACACGGGCACGCCTTCCGTTGGATTCAAGGGTCTGCGGATTCAAGGGTTTGCGGATTCAAGGGTCTGCGGATTCAAGGGTCTGCGGACAACTACCTGTGTCGGATGTCCGAAGCGTGTCCAGTGACAGAGTGCTAGGCCCGAACGCCGAACAGCCGTGCGCCGACGCCCAAGAGCACGAGCGCGGCAGCGGCCAGGACCATCATGTCCGACATCCCGCCACCGGTCGTCGGCAGCTCGGACGGCTTCGTCCCGGCGACGGCGGCGGGCTTGGCCGCGCTCGATGCCGCGGTGCTGCTCGTCGTCGAAGCGCTCGTCGACGCGCTCGTCGACGCGGTCGTCGATGA
- the rfbD gene encoding dTDP-4-dehydrorhamnose reductase: MRILILGADGQLGRAIARRAVGHDVVAAPRTRIDVTRPDASDAVAAVRADVVVNAAAFTDVDRCEREPEAAFGGNAVGAWRAASGAAASGAAFVQVSTDYVFDGRKGAPYVEDDAPAPISVYGASKLAGEHLVRAVQPAHYVVRTAWLYGLGGRGFVQRMLALSGERDRLAVVDNEVGNPTFCDDLADGILALVATGTYGTYHLTNEGSCSRWDLARAALDRAGRRDFPIDRAAAFPRLARPPAYAPLANRAAAALGIRLPAWESGLEAFFERGGHPDTAAGVADVPARVRS, from the coding sequence ATGCGCATCCTCATCCTCGGCGCCGACGGTCAGCTCGGACGCGCAATCGCCCGCCGCGCCGTCGGCCACGACGTCGTCGCCGCCCCCCGCACCCGAATCGACGTGACGCGGCCCGACGCGTCCGACGCCGTCGCGGCCGTCCGCGCCGACGTCGTCGTCAACGCCGCCGCGTTCACGGACGTCGACCGCTGCGAGCGCGAGCCTGAGGCGGCGTTCGGAGGGAACGCGGTCGGCGCCTGGCGGGCGGCCAGCGGCGCGGCGGCGTCGGGGGCCGCGTTCGTCCAGGTCAGCACGGACTACGTGTTCGACGGGCGGAAGGGCGCGCCGTACGTCGAGGATGACGCCCCGGCGCCGATCAGCGTGTATGGCGCCTCCAAGCTGGCCGGCGAACACCTCGTGCGGGCCGTCCAGCCGGCGCACTACGTCGTCCGCACGGCCTGGTTGTACGGCCTCGGCGGGCGCGGATTCGTCCAGCGCATGCTCGCGCTGTCGGGCGAGCGCGACCGATTGGCCGTCGTCGACAACGAGGTCGGCAACCCGACGTTTTGCGATGACCTCGCGGATGGCATTCTCGCCCTCGTCGCGACGGGCACGTACGGCACGTACCACCTGACGAACGAGGGCAGCTGCAGCCGCTGGGACCTCGCCCGCGCCGCGCTCGACCGCGCCGGCCGGCGGGACTTCCCGATCGACCGTGCCGCCGCGTTCCCGCGCCTCGCCCGCCCTCCGGCATACGCCCCGCTGGCGAACCGCGCCGCCGCCGCGCTCGGCATCCGCCTCCCCGCCTGGGAATCGGGACTCGAGGCCTTCTTCGAACGCGGCGGACACCCGGACACCGCCGCCGGGGTCGCTGACGTCCCGGCGCGGGTCCGGTCGTGA